The sequence GAAGCCCGAGCAGGGGGCCATTTTCCCCTCTGCCTGTTCAAGGATGTACCCTATTCCCTCGGACCGGCTCTCCGTACAATGACACCCAGTCACGTGGAGCCACCGATAGCCCTTGGCAGACGTTTTGCCATACTGATGCTAACAGAATATATCCCAGCAGAATACAGTCAAGACCTGCGAAGGAAGCTTCTGAAGGATAGGTTTAATCAATGGCTTATAGACATGCAAAAGAAGGTCCTTGAGGCCCTATCGATTGACTGATGAGCTTGCTACACGGCCTCCATGCCGACACCAGTCTTCTCAACGCACTTGATGCTAGTTCATGACGGCTGACTGTACTCTATTCTTACATGTGGGGCCACCGCGTACAGCCACCACAACCCTCCAAAAGTATGTCCTTACATCAGCAGAACACTATCTGTGTTTGCAGAAGCGTGCCTATAGATCCCACAACGCTGCAGCCCAAGACGAAGGCCTGCAGACTACTAATGTGGGTTATATCGTAGACTATAATGACTTCATTTCTCGATTAGAGAGTCTCCAGGATAGAGGCCTTGCTTCGACAGACGAGAAGGATCTCCTATTCCTTATTATCAATGAGACTGCCGGTATTCTTTGCAGACAGCAACTCCATAGCAGACGCCGCTGGCAACAGCTGTTAACTCAAGCCTTGGGGCTAGCTGCGCGAGTAGTAGTGTGTGGTTCAGAATACAGGGGGATGGTGATCGCCTCTGAGTCACTTTCGAATACACCTCTAGCAATCACAGGTAAGCTATCAAGTGTATATGACAGTATCACGCTGCCAACACAAGTGATCTGCGACGCCTGGAAGGCAAATGGCCTGGGTCCACTACCATGCATATCCTTTTGCCTTCGTGATCCCGAAGAGTATGTACTCTCCAGGTATATGCGCTATTCGGCTAACAAGATGATGCGAGGTGAAGGCCGTACAGCACTCAGCCCTGAGGAATGGCTAACGGTTCAAGTACAGGGTCATAAGCTGAAACCGTGGAGCTCCGCATTGTTTCCTGCCTATCATAAGTCTTACATCCGGTATCATTCTCAGTATGGCTTTGTCCGTCCTTACGGATTTCGTGAACTGTTGGCCAGCGAAGATGTGTTTGATCTAATTGGCCTTGCCGGGGAACGAAGGGTGGCCTTCAGTGCATTTCCCACAGAAAACAGTTTCCCTACGCTGATGGAGGTGGCATGCGATGCTAGAAAAAGGATTTGTGGGCTTCTCAGTAATCTGCAGATTCTTTCCCAACTGCACAAGGAGCAGCTCTTCGAGTAGCCAGCCCATGGTGGGGCTTGGCCGCCTGGCTTCTGAAGCTGATGGCGATGCCCTGCCACTCCTGCAGAGCCGGGATATGGGGCGAGCTCCTACTCTGCTAAGATCAATTTGTAAGTTGCTATGTCGCAGATAGCAAACTCTATCAGCTCAGCCGTCCTTTATTCTAACACTCACGAAAGGGCTTAACCAACGACCTTTTAGTTCCACACAGCAGGACAATCTTGACGACTCCATCTGCAATGCTTGCTGAGAAGCTTTATCCTGCTCTTCGTAGCCGTGAACCGTTTTCCCTGCTGACTAGCAATGAACTTGATTCCTGGCTCCAAGAAGGCGAGCTGAGGGAGTTCTCAATTGGATCGATATTAGTACGACCTGATGAGCTGCCTTCACATATCTTCCTTGTCTTGGCCGGAGAAGTGAGATGTTTGGTACCCAGTGCAGCGACGAAAGATGAGATCACGCTCGCAAAGATTGGGGCCGGCACCTTGGTTGGCTGGAGCTCTCTACTACGTGGAGAATCATGTGAACATGTGATCGCATCTGAGCAGGTACGCTGCTTGGCTTTGCCTGCGAAAGCCTATATCAAGTTGTTCAAGAACAACTCGGAGTTTGAAGCCTACTTCTCTTCCTTAGTCAGTCCGCAGGAAGCTTATATCGTTGCCCTGGCCTCGGCACAGCACACTGCCAAGCGCGTGCAGGGATGGAGCGATGACCTTGCCGATCGTGCCCTGCACGCACAGGCACAGACTTGTCGGCCTGGCGAGCCCTTCGAAGCCCCCACTGGGGCTCCCGGTCTGGAGTGGTTCCTCAGCACGGCTGGTGTTCCGGAGCATGCTGTGGGGCAACACATCCTCTCTGGTGATTCCCTACCCAGTCGTTCTGGCTATCAACTTCCCTACCGGGTAATCGGGCTGCCACCATCCGATCGGTTGCCTGCGTCTGAGCAGGTGATTGCCGTCACTCCATTGTCTTCTGTAGAAACGGAACCAAGGCAGCTGGATCAACTAGGGATCCTTGAAGCTGACCACCTCAAGGACAACGACAGATTTCCCGTCGTGCGGGGTCGGGGACAGCTAGCTGAAGCCATGGCCGTGGTCGAGATGGTCGCTCTTGAGCAGCAGGTACCGTTTCGCAATGATGCGATCCAGAAAGTGCTTGAAGATCAATTCCGCCGCGACAAGGGGATGTCCATTGAGCTCCTTGCGGGCCTATGTGAGTTGCTTGGCCTTAACACCCAGCTCGCGGAAGTGGAGAGTCGATTCATCGCAAGCATTGAAGCGCCGGCAATCTGGCTATGGGGAGGAATCCCTGTGGTATTTTTCGGGGCACGCAAGAATAAGGCGATCTTAGGTCACCCCCACAAAGGGCTGCAACGCATCAATATCTCAGATCTTGAGAATCAGCTCGGTGATCGTTTCCGCCTAGCCCTGCCTAGGCGCGTAACTGCAACCCCTACAAGCCGTTTTGGTTGGAGTTGGTTCACTCCATTACTGGGCAAATACAAAGGTGCCCTGATCATGGTATTCGTAGCCTCATTGCTGGCTCAACTCTTTGGAATCGCCATCCCCCTGCTCATTCAGCAGATCATTGACAAGGTACTGAGCCAGGGAAATCTCAGTAGCCTCAACGTGCTGGGGTCGGCGATGGTGGTGATGGCCCTATTCAGTGGGATTCTCATGGCACTACGCACATATATCTTTATCGACACTACAGATCGGATGGATCTAACTCTCGGAAGTGCGGTAATTGATCGACTACTAACTCTCCCTCTGGCCTATTTTGAAAAGCGCCCTGTTGGTGAACTTAGTCAACGCCTTGGAGAGCTGAATAATATCCGTAACTTCCTCACGGGAACAGCACTGATCTCAGTGCTTAACCTCATCTTTGCTGTCACTTATCTCGTGGTGATGCTGCTGTATTCTCCGTTACTCACGGCAGTGTCTCTCAGCATACTTCCACTTTATTTGTTATTGGTATTTGGTGTTGCTCCGATCTACAAGAGCTTGATCCGCAAGCGAGCCATCGCCCAGGCTCGTACCCAAAGCCATCTTATTGAAGTGCTGAATGGTATTCAGACAGTTAAAGCTCAGCATTTTGAGCTAACGGCGCGCTGGAAGTGGCAGGATCGATATCGCCACTTTATTGATGAGGGTTTCAAAAGTACTGCTCTAGGGGCAACCTCTCGTGAGATTGGCAACTTCCTGAATCAGCTCAGCGGTCTGCTGGTGCTGTGGGTTGGCATGTGGCTTGTGCTTGAAGGTGATTTCACCCTAGGCATGTTGATTGCTTTTCGAATCATCTCGTCCAACGTAACAAGCCCTCTTCTTCAACTCAGTGGACTCTATCAAGGCTTCCAAGGTGTACAGTTATCCATGGAGCGTTTAAGCGATATTCTCGATCAGAATCCAGAGCTCAACAAAGCCGATGAAGTGGGTCAGATTTCATTGCCGCCTATTATTGGCAACATTCGCTTTGAGAATGTTAGCTTTCGGTTTAAGTCCAAGGGGCCTTATCAAGTCAACGACGTAAGCATCAATGTGCCTGCAGGCAGTTTCGTAGGGATTGTTGGGCAGAGTGGCAGCGGAAAGAGCACCTTGATGAAGCTTTTACCAAGGCTTTACGACCCAGAGCAAGGGAGGATTTTCATAGATGATTATGATATTGGCAAGGTCGACCTCTCAAGCCTTAGGCGTCAAGTTGGAATTGTTCCTCAAGATTCACTCCTCTTTGAGGGGACTATTGCGGAGAATATCTCTCTAAACGACCCACTGGCAAGCAGTGAATCAATTATCGAAGCTGCAACAATAGCCTGTGCTCATGACTTTATTATGAGTTTAGGCCAGGGTTATGCCACTCAGCTCACAGAGCGTGGTGGCAATCTCTCTGGAGGCCAGCGCCAACGAATTGCCATTGCGCGCACCATCCTTTCAAATCCGCAACTTCTCGTCATGGACGAAGCAACTAGTGCGCTGGACTTTGATACTGAAAGGAGACTCTGTGCTAATCTCCAACGTTGGGCAGCAGCACGTACAGTGTTCTTCATCACTCACCGACTAAGCACTGTGAAGTCAAGTGATTTGATTGTAGTCATGCATGATGGTCGCCTCGAGGAGCTTGGCAAGCATCAAGACTTGATGCAGAAGAAAGGAAGATATTCGGTGCTCTATCGACAGCAGGCTCACAGCGAATGACTTCAGCTACACACCAAGCCTTGGTCGCTGAACTCAACACAGCATCATATTTCAAGGGCAATAATGTCTTGTTCATTCACAACTGGCGATGTGCAGGCACTTCGCTACATTCACTCCTCAAAGCAAATCTCAGGAAAAGGTATCTTAAGATTGGCGACCCCCTTAACAGGTATGGCAAAGGCAGGCATAATCCCAACTTAGCAAGTCTAAGCACTTCTCTCCGTTATCTACGAGGCCGTTCAACGAAGGGGGCAGTGGTAGCAGGGCACATCTTTATGGGACTCGAATCCTTCTTGCCCGGCAATTGGGACTTTTGGATGAATGCTCGTGAACCAGTCGCAAGACTGCGAAGTGGTTTACTGCGTTTTCATGCTCGGGACACCACTCATGGCAAGCGCAAGAGCTATGATCTCATCAAGCCGTCGCGAGGGTTGGTAGATCGTGATTCGCTAGCCGATGTTCTTGCCACATCCCTCCAGAGAGAGAGGAATGGAATCTGCAGGCGGCTCGCATCCATGACGCTTGCCAAACGCTTTAGCCTACTAGATACCGATAACATAGAACAAATCAGTATTCTCGAAGAAGGCTATACCGATGAAGACTTATTCAATGCCTCCCTTGAGAGACTAGATCGAATCAACGCACTGTTTCTGGCCGAACACTTTCATGCATCTGTGCTTAGCATTGAAAAGATATATGGACTTGCCCCCCTTATCAATCCGTTTACAGTTCTGCGTCACAACTCGGCGCGCGTGTCCGGGTTCACGACTGAACACGAGAAGTGTGTGGACGCGAACTTAGACCTTATCATGGAGTCTCAGGTCGCTGATTTGAAGTTGTGGCCGTTGCTCTTGAAAAAGTTTAGATATCAAATCAGTGAGCTTGGAATCTCAAAGCAAGAAATAGCAACTCGTGAGCTCATTCATCATCAACCTCTTTTCAACGATGAATGGTTTGCCGAAGAGGAAGACCAAGAGAAGGTAGTCGAACTGATGGCAACGGCTGTCGTCAAGCGCGCAAGAAGCAAGCCGGAACTTGCCGCTTCACTATGCTCCACCATTCTCGCGTGGCCGCTGCTCTCCGATCTAAGTCGTGAACGCCTAGACCTCGCACTCAAGCGTATGATGTCCAAGCATGTGACTAGCGTTTAGAGTCTACTGCTGTCGAATGCTTCTTACGGCATCAAGTTGATCAACTAGCAGGTCACTGAGCAGGCTTATCACTGGCTTATCACGTAGTTTCAGATTTGTCGTAACTGCCATGCCGCTGCGAAGTGGGATCTTGATTCCACGTGTTTCAAGATAGGGACGTTTAAGGCTGATGCGCGCTGGAAATCTGTAGATAGGGTTGGTCTCGTCGGGGGGCAATGCATCGGCTCCAATATCTTCTACTATGCCAGGTACATCACCATAGCGAGCGAAGGGGAAGGCGTCGATCCGCACTCTTGCCTCTTGGCCTGGCTTGACAAAGCCGATGTCCATGTTGGGAATGAACACGCGGGCATGTAGGGAATCCTGAGGAACAAGTGTCAGGATCGTTTCCCCTGGCTGAAGCACACTCTGAGGACGGACTTTAGGATCAAAGACAATTCCAGCCACTGGGGCCTCTACATTCTGGTATTGTAGTTGCAGATTAGCTTTCACCAAGCTATTGCGCATTTGACTAATATTCCTTTCGCTCTCCAGTCTCAGCTGCGTAGCCTGAAAGGTCAATTGCTGCAGCTCTTCGTCAAGCTGATTGAGTTGTGCTTGCAACTCAAGCAGCTCATCAGTCTGCTCAAGGAATGGGAGCCTTGTGTACGCTCCACTTTCCACCAGGCCCCGTAGTGAATCCAGGATCTCAGTCTTGGTCTTAATCTTTGTCTCTAAAACAACTCTTTGACCCTTGATAACCTCTGTCCGGCTGACGAATGTTGCCAGTTGCTGCTCAAGCTCTGATGTCTCAAGTGAGATCATGAGAGTCAGAGTTTCTGCTTCCTTAGCAGCCGCTGTGGTGTCATATTTAAGCAGTAACTTGCCTTTTGGAACAAACTCTCCATCTTTAAAGAACACCTGGGCCACTTGGCCCCCAGATGGGGTCATCACATCCGTAGATCCCTCCACAGCATTCAGCTGGCCCTGCACCGTGACGACTTCATCAATCCGAAAGAGAAAACCACCGACGACCGCAATCGTGCCCAGAGCGGTGAACACCACAGCAAGGCTTTTAGCCCACACGGGTGACTGACGCAGCACCAGCGATCGATTTTTTGCCAGCCACTCGTTGGCCGCATCGCCCAAGGCACCGGTTGATTGGCCCTTTTTGAGCTCACCTCTCTCCGAGGTCACCCGAGGTCTTGGGGGAAGCTGCTTCTTGCTGCTGGTTCTGGGCATTGCACCTGCCAGGATACTCCTCAATCGTAGGGCCTGAGCCATGCAGTCGTTTTCTCATGCCCTGGGTGCCGCTGGTGATGCTCAACTGGTGCTGGTGAGCGGTGCTCCCCGCACGGGAATCGCCGCCCTGGCTGGCCAGCTTGCTCAACACCCCGATGCCCTTCTCGTGGATGGTACAAACACCCAGGCTCTGGTCTGGTTGTCGTGTCTGATTGATGAACCTGATCACCTGGAATCTCTGCAGCTGGAGATGGAAGCACAGCTGCGTGAGATCCATGGAGCCATTCCAGCTCAAGCACCAACACACCTGATCTTGCCAGTTCAGGGCCTTATCGCGGATCCGGTGCTGCAAGACAAGTTACTGGTTTCAAACCTTTCCGGTCGTATGCGTCTGCTGCTCACCCAACGAGGTCGCAATGATACCATGGCTTCCTTAGCCCGGTTTCCCCATCTCCAGCCGGATCTGCCCGATCCACACCACCATCAGGGTGCTTATCTGGTGGCAGCAGATCAACTGCTGACTGAGGCAAGGGCTCAGGTCAACCACCTCCAGAGCCAATGGGCCAGCGCCGGACTCACCTGGTTTTTGGTGAACTTTGAAGCACTCACCAGTAACCCTGATCTGCGACTGTCTCAGCTGCGAAAGCAGCTCGGATTGCGGCACCTGGAATCTGAAGAGAGACAGCCAAGGCGTAGGGGCATCAGCCTCAGTGTGTGCTGCAGGGAACGCAAAATCGATGCCTCTAGCGTGGGGCGCTGGCAGCGTCAGTTAGACATCCAAATGGCAAGCTCCGAGGATATAACCAGCAGTGCACCCCTCACCCCCGGAGAACCCAACCAGCCTCCCGTGATCCTCACAGGGCGTGGGGGAAGCGGCACCCGGCTGCTCGCTGAAGTGTGTATGGGTTTCGGGCTCCATCTCGGCGACAGCCTGAACCGCAGTCTGGATTCCTTGCAGTGGGTAGATTTGATCTACGAAGCCGTGCTGACCAACCTGGCTGGCCACGCCAACCCTTGGCGCGGCAGCTGGGCCGCGGAACTTCGGAACCGCGCACGCTGGCACAGATCAGCACACACCCCCCTAGACCAGCCCTGGGGCTTCAAGCTTCCCGAGGCCATGCTGGTCGGACAGGAATTGATGGAGGCCTGGCCTAAGGCAAAGCTTGTGCACTTGGTGCGTCACCCCCTCGATGTGTGCTTACGGCGTACTCACATGACATCGCGTACCACAAATCCAATTGGTCGCGCCACACTGGGAGCGGCCTACCGGGCCCTCGGCCGCAATTTAGATCCCCAGATTGACCCTCCTCACTGGCGCAATGCCGTGAGTTGGTGGTTCCAGCTGTCGCGCATGCAGAGCTACAAGCATCGATCTGGTCATCGGATCCTGGAAGTGCGCTACGAGGATCTCTGTGACCACACCACCGCAGCCGCAGCCAAGCTAGCTCGAGAGCTAAATCTCCAGACAAGCTCGATCCAACTCCAGGTGGACGCCGAGCGCCGCAGGCGATGGGAGCCTGACGATCCCCACATTGCGGAGATCTGGGACCTTTGTGGCCCCATTGCCAGTCTATATGGATATACACTCGAATCATAGATAACCCATGGTTATCTACTACTCTAATCGCCATACTCTCGTTCGGGACTGCCCCATGTTTTGTGGGCTTGCTGGCAGGCTTCATGCCGTGAATGCCAGACTTTCCATCGACGATACCCCATCAACTTGGTTGACAGAGACCAGAAAGGGCAATCATTCTTGATGCTGATCATAGCTACTGGCACGGATCCTCTGCCAGCATTCAACTTCCAATTCCTAGCTTGCAGGGACAGCGCTACGCCAGGGCCTGATTCCCCATGCACAAGTACCAGACTTGATCAGCCAAGCCAGCTAATCAAATCTCTTGCTTAGCATGATCTTGTCATAGTAGGTCGTTGACTTCAGAGCCCTAATCACTTCCAGCCGAACGTATTCTTCCTCCTCTATGGAGTAGGGGAGTTGATTCTCGCGGGGAAAGTCTCGAAAGGCATGCAGAGGCTGACCAGTGAATCCTAGCTGAGCAAAGACATCATTGGATTGAATCAGAACCCTGAATCCAACGGCATGGACAGCACTGCAGGCCTGCAGAGTTTTCAGGAATCTGGAATGCTGAGCTGGCGATAGTACTGAAGTCCCAGGGCAACTCTCCTCTAGAGCGACTTGCTTGATGATATATTCATAAGGCGTTATAAGTCGCGCCCCAATCGCTCGCCTCTGACCCAAGGTCCGCAGATATTTTGATCTCAGATAGCCCAGAGGCTCGCGCAAGCAAATCAACACTCTTGGTTCTATTCCAATAGCACGCATGTTGCTCATTAGCACAAAGACCGGGAAGACCTTCTCTCCTTTCTGCCTGCTCGCGCCATTCAGCGATGAGTATGTATCCATCAAGCGCTCGCTTGAGATCACGACACTTTCTTGATCTCCTCCACGGCTGACAAGATGCAACAGCTCTTGAAGCAATCTCTGCACATCAACCCTGCTATTATCAACCGCCAAGGAGAAGCAGGCCGTGT is a genomic window of Cyanobium sp. NS01 containing:
- a CDS encoding HlyD family secretion protein, whose amino-acid sequence is MTSERGELKKGQSTGALGDAANEWLAKNRSLVLRQSPVWAKSLAVVFTALGTIAVVGGFLFRIDEVVTVQGQLNAVEGSTDVMTPSGGQVAQVFFKDGEFVPKGKLLLKYDTTAAAKEAETLTLMISLETSELEQQLATFVSRTEVIKGQRVVLETKIKTKTEILDSLRGLVESGAYTRLPFLEQTDELLELQAQLNQLDEELQQLTFQATQLRLESERNISQMRNSLVKANLQLQYQNVEAPVAGIVFDPKVRPQSVLQPGETILTLVPQDSLHARVFIPNMDIGFVKPGQEARVRIDAFPFARYGDVPGIVEDIGADALPPDETNPIYRFPARISLKRPYLETRGIKIPLRSGMAVTTNLKLRDKPVISLLSDLLVDQLDAVRSIRQQ
- a CDS encoding ABC transporter transmembrane domain-containing protein, with translation MTTPSAMLAEKLYPALRSREPFSLLTSNELDSWLQEGELREFSIGSILVRPDELPSHIFLVLAGEVRCLVPSAATKDEITLAKIGAGTLVGWSSLLRGESCEHVIASEQVRCLALPAKAYIKLFKNNSEFEAYFSSLVSPQEAYIVALASAQHTAKRVQGWSDDLADRALHAQAQTCRPGEPFEAPTGAPGLEWFLSTAGVPEHAVGQHILSGDSLPSRSGYQLPYRVIGLPPSDRLPASEQVIAVTPLSSVETEPRQLDQLGILEADHLKDNDRFPVVRGRGQLAEAMAVVEMVALEQQVPFRNDAIQKVLEDQFRRDKGMSIELLAGLCELLGLNTQLAEVESRFIASIEAPAIWLWGGIPVVFFGARKNKAILGHPHKGLQRINISDLENQLGDRFRLALPRRVTATPTSRFGWSWFTPLLGKYKGALIMVFVASLLAQLFGIAIPLLIQQIIDKVLSQGNLSSLNVLGSAMVVMALFSGILMALRTYIFIDTTDRMDLTLGSAVIDRLLTLPLAYFEKRPVGELSQRLGELNNIRNFLTGTALISVLNLIFAVTYLVVMLLYSPLLTAVSLSILPLYLLLVFGVAPIYKSLIRKRAIAQARTQSHLIEVLNGIQTVKAQHFELTARWKWQDRYRHFIDEGFKSTALGATSREIGNFLNQLSGLLVLWVGMWLVLEGDFTLGMLIAFRIISSNVTSPLLQLSGLYQGFQGVQLSMERLSDILDQNPELNKADEVGQISLPPIIGNIRFENVSFRFKSKGPYQVNDVSINVPAGSFVGIVGQSGSGKSTLMKLLPRLYDPEQGRIFIDDYDIGKVDLSSLRRQVGIVPQDSLLFEGTIAENISLNDPLASSESIIEAATIACAHDFIMSLGQGYATQLTERGGNLSGGQRQRIAIARTILSNPQLLVMDEATSALDFDTERRLCANLQRWAAARTVFFITHRLSTVKSSDLIVVMHDGRLEELGKHQDLMQKKGRYSVLYRQQAHSE
- a CDS encoding sulfotransferase translates to MQSFSHALGAAGDAQLVLVSGAPRTGIAALAGQLAQHPDALLVDGTNTQALVWLSCLIDEPDHLESLQLEMEAQLREIHGAIPAQAPTHLILPVQGLIADPVLQDKLLVSNLSGRMRLLLTQRGRNDTMASLARFPHLQPDLPDPHHHQGAYLVAADQLLTEARAQVNHLQSQWASAGLTWFLVNFEALTSNPDLRLSQLRKQLGLRHLESEERQPRRRGISLSVCCRERKIDASSVGRWQRQLDIQMASSEDITSSAPLTPGEPNQPPVILTGRGGSGTRLLAEVCMGFGLHLGDSLNRSLDSLQWVDLIYEAVLTNLAGHANPWRGSWAAELRNRARWHRSAHTPLDQPWGFKLPEAMLVGQELMEAWPKAKLVHLVRHPLDVCLRRTHMTSRTTNPIGRATLGAAYRALGRNLDPQIDPPHWRNAVSWWFQLSRMQSYKHRSGHRILEVRYEDLCDHTTAAAAKLARELNLQTSSIQLQVDAERRRRWEPDDPHIAEIWDLCGPIASLYGYTLES